A single Pseudomonadota bacterium DNA region contains:
- a CDS encoding GAF domain-containing protein: MLHEEKIVLMTEDELLAAEVARILHDVEIGVVRATGAEHALGMVRALRPNLVLLDAKLSYSGALEACRVLRSEIPSAEFGILVLVTDADDLSMADLLTNGADDVVSRKLKPWGFKARIASHSRRIRSGRSLAHKVRDSEKLVEITSTLVGAGDLFESLYAVASLLSEELDVTRCSVVLVGLEHSLGLVIASSDDPQIRSLPIDLRRYPEIMRVTEGRGPLVVADVSDSQILQTVLPRLKNADITSVALFPIARDEEIVGVIFLRFAKKRESFEDRELVFCQTVANATAIALRNHEILQSLHAKTQEVEQVQSEARSRLMMLEPYFDFFHSSVDGMVVLSDTGVVLFVNAQGSRMLGFGEEQVRGAPFSEFLHVADRSRLEALIADASPGGVRRTSDFTITRVEDADRVLSISAGALGRGGMTLLTMRDVTEDRATARHLVEARERLIESEKKSAMMEVAGAAAHELNQPLTSVMTSVAMMRRLLAGDDERPRKLMETVEREAERMASIIRRLSKLTEYTTKSYVGTARIIDLDRVADETQRTPTERPRTEGD; the protein is encoded by the coding sequence ATGCTGCACGAAGAGAAGATCGTCCTCATGACCGAGGACGAGCTCCTGGCCGCCGAGGTCGCGCGGATCCTGCACGACGTCGAGATCGGGGTCGTGCGGGCCACCGGCGCGGAGCACGCGCTCGGGATGGTCCGCGCGCTTCGCCCGAACCTCGTCCTCCTCGACGCCAAGCTCTCGTACTCCGGCGCGCTCGAGGCGTGCCGCGTCCTGCGCTCCGAGATCCCGTCGGCGGAGTTCGGCATCCTCGTGCTCGTGACCGACGCGGACGACCTCAGCATGGCGGATCTGCTCACGAACGGCGCGGACGACGTCGTGAGCCGGAAGCTCAAGCCCTGGGGCTTCAAGGCGCGCATCGCCTCGCACTCGCGGCGCATCCGGTCCGGCCGGTCGCTCGCGCACAAGGTGCGGGACTCCGAGAAGCTCGTGGAGATCACCTCGACGCTCGTCGGCGCGGGCGATCTCTTCGAGAGCCTGTACGCGGTGGCGTCGCTCCTCTCCGAGGAGCTCGACGTCACCCGGTGCTCCGTGGTCCTCGTCGGGCTGGAGCACAGCCTCGGCCTCGTCATCGCGTCGAGCGACGATCCGCAGATCCGCAGCCTGCCCATCGATCTGCGGCGCTACCCGGAGATCATGCGCGTGACCGAGGGGCGCGGGCCGCTCGTCGTGGCGGACGTCTCCGACTCCCAGATCCTGCAGACCGTGCTCCCCCGCCTCAAGAACGCGGACATCACCTCGGTCGCCCTCTTCCCGATCGCGCGCGACGAGGAGATCGTCGGCGTGATCTTCCTCAGGTTCGCCAAGAAGCGCGAGTCGTTCGAGGATCGCGAGCTCGTGTTCTGCCAGACCGTCGCCAACGCGACCGCCATCGCGCTGCGCAACCACGAGATCCTCCAGTCGCTGCACGCCAAGACCCAGGAGGTCGAGCAGGTGCAGAGCGAGGCCCGGAGCAGGCTCATGATGCTCGAGCCCTACTTCGACTTCTTCCACTCGTCGGTCGACGGCATGGTCGTGCTGAGCGACACCGGCGTCGTGCTGTTCGTGAACGCGCAGGGCTCGCGCATGCTCGGCTTCGGCGAGGAGCAGGTCCGGGGGGCGCCGTTCTCGGAGTTCCTGCACGTGGCGGACCGGTCGCGGCTCGAGGCGCTCATCGCGGACGCCTCTCCCGGCGGGGTCCGGCGCACCTCGGACTTCACGATCACGCGGGTCGAGGACGCCGATCGCGTGCTGTCGATCTCCGCCGGCGCGCTCGGCCGCGGGGGCATGACCCTGCTCACCATGCGGGACGTGACGGAGGATCGCGCCACTGCGCGCCACCTCGTCGAGGCCCGCGAGCGGCTCATCGAGAGCGAGAAGAAGTCCGCGATGATGGAGGTGGCCGGCGCCGCGGCCCACGAGCTGAACCAGCCGCTCACCTCGGTCATGACGAGCGTCGCGATGATGCGCCGGCTCCTGGCCGGGGACGACGAGCGTCCGCGCAAGCTCATGGAGACGGTCGAGCGCGAGGCGGAGCGCATGGCGTCGATCATCCGCCGCCTGAGCAAGCTCACCGAGTACACCACGAAGAGCTACGTGGGCACGGCGCGGATCATCGATCTCGATCGCGTCGCCGACGAGACCCAGCGCACCCCCACGGAGCGCCCGCGCACGGAGGGCGACTGA